The proteins below come from a single Streptomyces tubercidicus genomic window:
- a CDS encoding DUF3817 domain-containing protein, producing MTMMHVRSLRPAAHVELVSLLMMLANLATAHLKPLSSLLGPLHGCAYLFVVIAVWRLKGIDTTARALAVIPGIGGLLAVHRIGRQGSRATTPRQDSGV from the coding sequence ATGACCATGATGCACGTACGCTCCCTGCGGCCGGCCGCGCATGTGGAACTCGTTTCCCTGCTGATGATGCTGGCCAACCTCGCCACCGCCCACCTCAAGCCCCTCAGTTCCCTGCTGGGCCCCCTCCACGGCTGCGCGTACCTGTTCGTCGTGATCGCGGTGTGGCGCCTGAAGGGCATCGACACCACCGCCAGGGCGCTCGCCGTCATCCCCGGTATCGGCGGGCTCCTCGCGGTGCACCGGATCGGCCGCCAGGGCTCCCGCGCCACGACGCCGCGTCAGGACAGCGGCGTCTGA
- a CDS encoding FAD-dependent oxidoreductase — protein sequence MPTTPAPQIAVIGAGPGGLTCARVLQRHGIDVTVYDRDASPDARNQGGTLDLHADSGQIALEEAGLLDDFHALARPEGQAQRVLTRHGEVLVDYRPVGAEDAAPEIDRGQLRTLLAQSLTPGTIQWGHTLTSAAPGPAGTHRLTFENGVTRDVDLVIGADGAWSRVRPLVSAATPVHTGVTFVEAHFDAVDTAHPAVAELVGDGQVFATGDHKGLIAQRNSNQHVRAYIAVRDEADPSRAAGVDPEDTEAVRAALLRAFAGWDERLLVLITDNDGPYVNRPLFVLPAPHTWPHTPGVTLLGDAAHLMTPFGGNGANFAMLDGCELALAVARHDTLDEAVTAYERTMLARAAAAGDGAAALERVFGPGDRDRTDFPDFAQETERYRQGAAAYRTRRPATPQTPLS from the coding sequence ATGCCCACCACCCCCGCACCCCAGATCGCCGTCATCGGCGCCGGCCCCGGCGGTCTGACCTGCGCCCGCGTCCTCCAGCGCCACGGCATCGACGTCACCGTCTACGACCGGGACGCCTCCCCGGACGCCCGCAACCAGGGCGGCACCCTGGACCTGCACGCCGACTCCGGACAGATCGCCCTGGAGGAGGCCGGACTTCTCGACGACTTCCATGCCCTGGCCCGGCCCGAGGGGCAGGCGCAGCGCGTGCTCACCCGCCACGGCGAGGTGCTCGTCGATTACCGTCCCGTCGGAGCGGAGGACGCCGCCCCGGAGATCGACCGCGGCCAACTGCGCACCCTGCTGGCGCAGTCCCTCACACCCGGCACCATCCAGTGGGGCCACACCCTCACCTCCGCCGCCCCGGGCCCGGCGGGCACCCACCGCCTCACCTTCGAGAACGGCGTCACCAGGGACGTCGACCTCGTCATCGGTGCGGACGGCGCCTGGTCCCGGGTGCGGCCACTGGTCAGTGCCGCGACGCCCGTCCACACCGGCGTGACCTTCGTGGAGGCCCACTTCGACGCGGTCGACACCGCGCACCCCGCCGTCGCCGAACTCGTCGGTGACGGGCAGGTCTTCGCCACCGGCGACCACAAGGGCCTGATCGCCCAGCGCAACAGCAACCAGCATGTGCGCGCCTATATCGCCGTCCGTGACGAGGCCGACCCGTCCCGCGCCGCCGGTGTCGACCCCGAGGACACCGAAGCCGTACGCGCCGCGCTGCTCCGGGCCTTCGCGGGCTGGGACGAACGGCTCCTCGTCCTGATCACCGACAACGACGGCCCGTACGTCAACCGGCCGCTGTTCGTCCTCCCGGCCCCGCACACCTGGCCCCACACCCCGGGCGTCACCCTCCTCGGGGACGCCGCCCACCTGATGACCCCCTTCGGCGGCAACGGCGCCAACTTCGCCATGCTCGACGGCTGCGAACTCGCGCTGGCCGTCGCCCGCCATGACACCCTCGACGAAGCCGTCACCGCCTACGAGCGGACCATGCTGGCGCGTGCTGCCGCGGCCGGTGACGGCGCAGCGGCACTGGAGCGCGTCTTCGGGCCGGGGGACCGCGACCGCACCGACTTCCCCGACTTCGCCCAGGAAACGGAGCGCTACCGGCAGGGCGCCGCCGCCTATCGCACCCGGCGACCGGCCACGCCTCAGACGCCGCTGTCCTGA
- a CDS encoding TetR/AcrR family transcriptional regulator, whose translation MGRRERKKAATRQSLADAALRLFLERGYDQVSIKDIAEAADVSTTTLFKHFPGKEALVFDADSDHEAALVAAVRERPDGRSVPAALRDHILRSHLDTLTDPAFARFRQLVMNTPALRDYGHRMWMRHETALAQAIAADSGAPEDDPSCTALAHFALEALTLARHQADPRAALNAAFDLLERGWHPPARRAARKSERGAARDSERAAE comes from the coding sequence ATGGGCCGCCGCGAGCGCAAGAAGGCCGCCACCCGCCAGTCACTGGCCGACGCGGCACTGCGGCTGTTCCTGGAACGCGGCTACGACCAGGTCAGCATCAAGGACATCGCCGAGGCCGCCGATGTCTCCACCACGACCCTCTTCAAGCACTTCCCCGGCAAGGAAGCCCTGGTCTTCGACGCGGACAGCGACCACGAAGCCGCCCTGGTCGCCGCCGTCCGCGAGCGCCCCGACGGCCGTTCCGTCCCCGCCGCCCTGCGGGACCACATCCTGCGCAGCCATCTCGACACCCTCACCGACCCCGCGTTCGCCCGGTTCAGACAGCTCGTCATGAACACACCGGCGCTCCGCGACTACGGCCACCGCATGTGGATGCGGCACGAAACCGCTCTCGCCCAGGCCATCGCCGCCGACAGCGGCGCCCCCGAGGACGACCCGTCCTGCACCGCACTCGCACACTTCGCCCTCGAAGCACTCACCCTCGCCCGGCACCAGGCCGACCCCCGCGCAGCCCTCAACGCGGCCTTCGACCTCCTGGAACGCGGCTGGCACCCACCCGCCCGGCGCGCCGCCAGGAAATCGGAGCGGGGCGCCGCCCGGGACTCGGAGCGCGCCGCCGAATAA
- a CDS encoding alpha/beta fold hydrolase translates to MGLRPADRRCRSPPYGRWDAAAQAHAAAEVAQTNDEAADSYASCGAFAPDEARAAVAALDARVLLLAGELDSGPLPRIAAEIAKLIPGAELVVQPGAGHYPWLDDPRRFTRTVAAFLGREPAGLGSESAGPGQEPAGPAV, encoded by the coding sequence ATGGGGCTGCGACCGGCAGATCGCCGATGTCGAAGCCCTCCCTACGGCCGTTGGGACGCGGCAGCGCAGGCGCACGCCGCGGCCGAGGTGGCACAAACCAACGACGAGGCCGCGGACAGCTACGCGTCCTGTGGTGCCTTCGCCCCCGACGAGGCGCGCGCCGCCGTCGCGGCCCTGGACGCACGGGTCCTGCTGCTCGCCGGCGAACTGGACAGCGGCCCGCTTCCCCGTATCGCCGCGGAGATCGCGAAGCTGATCCCCGGAGCCGAACTGGTCGTTCAGCCGGGCGCCGGTCACTACCCCTGGCTCGACGACCCGCGCCGCTTCACCCGGACCGTCGCGGCGTTTCTCGGCCGGGAGCCCGCCGGCCTCGGCTCAGAGTCCGCCGGTCCCGGCCAGGAGCCCGCCGGGCCTGCCGTCTGA
- a CDS encoding MBL fold metallo-hydrolase, which yields MTGSRTRRTLLSALRPASFGIAPTGERLARMRRSPQFVDGQFRNPVPTRQLLHGSALPMARTQLSREGRLRRAPVGRIPVYRPTAADWGRPPASGLRLTWMGHSSVLAEIDGQRVLFDPVWGERCSPFTWAGPQRLHPVPLALDELDPVDAVVISHDHYDHLDMETVQGLAGTGAAFVVPLGVGADLEFWGVPAERITELDWHESTRVGGLTLTATPAQHFCGRGLRGPQHTLWASWVVAGPEHRIYHSGDTGYFSGFAEIAAAHGPFDATMIQIGAYSDFWPDIHMTPEEGVRSHLDLQGGEPQGVLLPIHWGTFNLAPHPWAEPAERTLAAGRKSGVSTAHPRPGEPFEPAEPVAVYPWWRAIAVPPVHGWPAWPPAVSATDVGLAADR from the coding sequence GTGACCGGTTCCCGAACCCGCCGCACGCTGCTGTCCGCGCTGCGGCCCGCGAGCTTCGGTATCGCACCCACCGGGGAGCGGCTGGCCAGGATGCGCAGGTCGCCCCAGTTCGTGGACGGCCAGTTCCGCAATCCCGTGCCGACCAGGCAGCTGCTGCACGGCTCCGCGCTGCCGATGGCCCGTACCCAGCTGAGCCGGGAGGGCCGGCTGCGCCGGGCGCCGGTCGGCCGGATCCCGGTGTACCGTCCGACCGCAGCGGACTGGGGCCGGCCGCCCGCTTCCGGGCTGCGGCTCACCTGGATGGGCCATTCGAGCGTGCTGGCAGAGATAGACGGGCAGCGGGTGCTCTTCGATCCGGTCTGGGGCGAGCGCTGTTCGCCGTTCACTTGGGCCGGTCCCCAGCGGCTGCACCCGGTACCGCTCGCACTGGACGAGCTGGACCCGGTCGATGCCGTGGTGATCTCGCACGACCACTACGACCATCTCGATATGGAGACGGTCCAGGGTCTGGCCGGGACCGGGGCGGCCTTCGTCGTCCCGCTCGGCGTCGGCGCCGACCTGGAATTCTGGGGTGTGCCCGCGGAGCGGATCACCGAGCTCGACTGGCACGAGTCCACCCGCGTCGGCGGCCTGACCCTCACGGCCACCCCCGCCCAGCACTTCTGCGGTCGCGGGCTGCGGGGCCCGCAGCACACCCTCTGGGCCTCCTGGGTGGTCGCGGGGCCCGAGCACCGGATCTACCACAGCGGCGACACCGGCTACTTCTCCGGCTTCGCGGAAATCGCCGCCGCACACGGCCCGTTCGATGCCACGATGATCCAGATCGGCGCGTACTCCGACTTCTGGCCGGACATCCACATGACCCCGGAAGAGGGCGTCCGGTCCCACCTGGACCTCCAGGGCGGTGAGCCGCAGGGCGTGCTGCTGCCGATCCATTGGGGCACGTTCAACCTCGCACCGCACCCCTGGGCGGAGCCGGCCGAACGGACGCTGGCCGCCGGCCGCAAGTCCGGCGTCAGCACGGCCCACCCCAGACCGGGCGAGCCCTTCGAACCCGCCGAGCCGGTCGCCGTCTATCCGTGGTGGCGGGCGATCGCAGTACCACCCGTCCATGGCTGGCCCGCCTGGCCGCCGGCGGTGTCCGCCACCGATGTGGGGCTCGCCGCGGACCGGTGA
- a CDS encoding GNAT family N-acetyltransferase, translating into MTWTTTRDLAVYDRAAGAFLRARPTVHTVLLSVTAALRSIGTDAYGDDAPLFGWWRPDARDGSDGPDGRADVGAAFVWTPPRPVLLSPMPDEAAAALMAALTAEGLGIPGVNGRRAAVEAAAGAWQRRHGGPVTVTGRHRLYRLGELTPPAPAPPGRARTATTADRGLLLDWFTAFAAETGGSASRTRAVDERIAGGRCLLWETASRPVSLAGRTPTLSGMTRITPVYTPPELRGRGYAGAVTAALSRAARDAGGPELVLFTDLGNPTSNALYGRLGYRPVEDHVVMEFGRQR; encoded by the coding sequence ATGACGTGGACAACAACCCGCGACCTCGCGGTATATGACAGGGCCGCAGGCGCGTTCCTGCGGGCCCGGCCGACCGTGCATACGGTGCTGCTGTCGGTGACCGCCGCTCTGCGGTCGATCGGCACCGATGCGTACGGGGATGATGCGCCGCTGTTCGGGTGGTGGCGGCCGGATGCACGTGACGGGTCGGACGGGCCGGACGGGCGGGCCGATGTCGGGGCCGCGTTCGTGTGGACGCCGCCGCGTCCGGTGCTGCTCTCGCCGATGCCGGACGAGGCGGCGGCCGCGCTGATGGCGGCATTGACGGCCGAAGGGCTCGGGATTCCGGGGGTGAACGGGCGTCGGGCGGCGGTGGAGGCGGCCGCGGGCGCCTGGCAGCGGCGGCACGGCGGCCCGGTGACCGTCACGGGGCGCCATCGCCTCTACCGGCTGGGCGAACTGACCCCACCGGCGCCCGCGCCGCCTGGTAGGGCCCGGACCGCCACGACCGCCGACCGGGGACTCCTGCTCGACTGGTTCACCGCCTTCGCCGCGGAGACCGGCGGCTCGGCGTCCCGTACACGTGCGGTCGACGAGCGGATCGCGGGCGGGCGCTGCCTGCTCTGGGAGACCGCGAGCCGTCCGGTTTCGCTGGCCGGCCGCACCCCCACGCTCTCCGGCATGACCCGTATCACCCCCGTCTACACCCCGCCCGAGCTGCGCGGACGCGGCTACGCGGGGGCGGTGACCGCCGCCCTCTCCCGTGCCGCCCGGGACGCCGGCGGGCCGGAGCTGGTGCTCTTCACGGACCTCGGCAACCCCACCAGCAATGCCCTCTATGGGCGGCTCGGCTACCGGCCAGTTGAGGATCATGTGGTGATGGAGTTCGGACGGCAGCGGTGA
- a CDS encoding NAD(P)/FAD-dependent oxidoreductase, translating into MTEHSNGGRGAIVIGGGLAGMLAVTALLGHVETVTVVERDRYPEGRAFRKGVPQARHLHVLLSGGSLAMEELLPGTVAALGEAGARGLYLSRDLLTRTPTGWQRRFDERRHRSLSVTRPVLDSVVRERALRAAAESATRVEVLEATEATGLTGDAGQVTGVRVRSRDGARGGRSERELSAGLVVDASGRGSRAPQWFAELGRSAPQEESVDAGLAYATRMYRPKDPDTAPDAGVTIPGWPECPRGAAYVPVEDGNWLAILSGVRGDHPPTDAAEFTAFSATVGDPYIHELLAQAEPQSPVHAFRDTRNRRRHFERPGALPEGLLVLGDAACTFNPIYGQGMSVAALGALAVSGTLAAGGGLRPGVTAEAQRAVARTVEPAWLTAVGADRPYASPDDATAGLGERLSSWYLDRLAARAAIDPVVGAAFRDVLSLTAPPTRLVAPQIALRTVFLPRHPALPSPPVAIEAI; encoded by the coding sequence GTGACAGAGCACTCCAATGGCGGGCGCGGCGCGATCGTGATCGGTGGCGGCCTCGCCGGGATGCTGGCCGTCACCGCCCTGCTCGGGCACGTCGAGACGGTCACCGTCGTCGAGCGCGACCGCTATCCGGAGGGGCGCGCCTTCCGCAAGGGCGTCCCGCAGGCCCGCCATCTGCACGTCCTGTTGAGCGGTGGCAGCCTCGCCATGGAGGAGCTGCTGCCCGGCACGGTCGCCGCGCTCGGCGAAGCGGGCGCCCGCGGCCTGTATCTGTCGCGCGATCTGCTCACCCGTACCCCCACCGGCTGGCAGCGCCGCTTCGACGAGCGCCGTCATCGCAGCCTCAGCGTCACCCGGCCGGTGCTGGACTCCGTCGTACGCGAGCGCGCGCTGCGGGCGGCGGCAGAGTCGGCCACCCGGGTCGAGGTTCTCGAAGCGACCGAGGCCACCGGGCTGACCGGGGACGCCGGGCAGGTGACCGGGGTCCGGGTGCGGTCCCGGGACGGTGCGCGGGGCGGGCGCTCCGAGCGGGAGCTGTCGGCCGGGCTCGTCGTGGACGCCTCCGGCCGCGGTTCCCGCGCCCCGCAGTGGTTCGCCGAACTGGGCCGGTCCGCACCGCAGGAGGAGTCCGTGGACGCGGGGCTCGCCTACGCCACCCGGATGTACCGCCCCAAGGACCCCGATACGGCACCGGACGCGGGGGTCACCATCCCGGGCTGGCCCGAGTGCCCGCGCGGTGCGGCGTATGTCCCCGTCGAGGACGGCAATTGGCTGGCGATCCTCTCCGGGGTGCGCGGGGACCACCCGCCCACGGACGCCGCGGAGTTCACCGCCTTCAGCGCCACCGTCGGCGACCCGTACATCCATGAACTGCTCGCCCAGGCCGAACCGCAGTCGCCGGTGCACGCCTTCCGAGACACCCGCAACCGCCGCCGGCACTTCGAACGGCCCGGTGCCCTGCCCGAAGGGCTCCTCGTCCTGGGGGACGCCGCCTGCACCTTCAACCCCATCTACGGGCAGGGCATGTCGGTCGCCGCCCTGGGCGCGCTGGCCGTGAGCGGCACGCTCGCGGCCGGCGGCGGTCTGCGCCCCGGGGTCACCGCCGAGGCGCAGCGGGCGGTGGCCCGCACCGTGGAGCCCGCCTGGCTCACCGCGGTCGGCGCGGACCGCCCGTACGCGAGCCCCGACGACGCCACGGCGGGCCTCGGGGAGCGGCTGTCCTCGTGGTACCTCGACCGGCTGGCCGCCCGCGCCGCCATCGACCCGGTCGTCGGCGCGGCCTTCCGGGACGTCTTGAGCCTCACCGCGCCCCCCACCCGTCTCGTCGCCCCGCAGATCGCCCTGCGCACCGTCTTCCTGCCCCGCCACCCGGCTCTGCCCAGCCCGCCCGTGGCCATCGAAGCGATCTGA
- a CDS encoding carbohydrate kinase family protein, with translation MTFQQDSEPYDAYDVLVVGGSGVDTLVSVGALPVPLADSYPVPPLHEGAGHTGTGVALGCAALGLTTGFVDFIGDDHPGTLVRERLAGSGVDFRPLISPHGTRRAVSLVAPDGRRMSFYDARDPAELRMPPEHYLPPLRRARHVHVSIMNFARFLYDDIEALGLPVSTDLHDWDGLTDHHREFALRSDLVFLSTAGAGERIASVMREILHEGRAQAVIATAGAGGAYLLSADDRTPRLVPAVVPPGPVVDSSGAGDAFTSGFLYGRLAGRDLEECARLGAVAGAHACTSRGTHTDLIGREELHAALGPAPQATVTAAPGAPAGQLLRPTPP, from the coding sequence GTGACATTCCAGCAGGATTCTGAGCCGTATGACGCCTATGACGTACTCGTCGTCGGCGGGTCGGGCGTGGACACTCTTGTGTCGGTCGGCGCGCTGCCCGTGCCGCTCGCCGATTCCTATCCGGTCCCGCCGCTGCACGAAGGCGCCGGGCACACCGGCACCGGTGTCGCGCTCGGCTGTGCCGCGCTCGGGCTCACCACCGGGTTCGTGGACTTCATCGGCGACGACCATCCGGGCACGCTGGTCCGTGAGCGGCTGGCCGGCAGCGGTGTCGACTTCCGGCCGCTGATCTCACCGCACGGCACCCGCCGGGCCGTCAGCCTCGTCGCTCCGGACGGCCGCCGGATGTCGTTCTACGACGCCCGCGACCCGGCCGAGCTGCGGATGCCGCCCGAGCACTATCTGCCTCCGCTGCGCCGCGCCCGGCACGTCCATGTGTCGATCATGAACTTCGCCCGTTTCCTGTACGACGACATCGAGGCGCTGGGCCTGCCCGTCTCCACGGATCTGCACGACTGGGACGGGCTGACGGACCATCACCGGGAGTTCGCCCTCCGCTCCGACCTGGTGTTCCTCAGTACCGCCGGGGCGGGCGAACGGATCGCGTCGGTGATGCGGGAGATCCTGCACGAGGGGCGCGCCCAAGCGGTGATCGCCACGGCCGGGGCGGGCGGCGCCTACCTCCTCAGCGCCGACGACCGCACCCCGCGTCTGGTGCCGGCCGTGGTCCCGCCCGGCCCCGTCGTGGACAGCAGTGGCGCGGGCGACGCGTTCACCAGCGGATTCCTCTACGGCAGGCTGGCCGGCCGGGACCTGGAGGAGTGTGCGCGGCTGGGCGCCGTCGCGGGGGCCCATGCCTGTACCTCGCGCGGCACGCATACCGACCTCATCGGACGGGAGGAGCTGCACGCGGCCCTCGGCCCGGCGCCGCAGGCCACCGTCACGGCGGCACCGGGCGCCCCGGCCGGTCAGCTCTTGCGGCCCACTCCCCCGTAG
- a CDS encoding SAM-dependent methyltransferase, protein MSEQGISQGAPDDEVPEIGPYAPGPEHSGFSVAEIDTSRPHPARMYDYYLGGWDNYEVDRVAAERVIEVHPQVRLSARANRAFMRRAVRELVAGGIRQIIDIGTGIPTSPNTHEVARETAPDTRVVYVDNDPIVATHAGARLTNTDRTGFVLGDVRDPEALLDHPTVRELIDFGQPVALLLVAVLHFIRDDEDPAALIATLADALPAGSHLVLTHATGEPYAAYPAGRTDERARDGVVNVYKSATATLNLRTKTEIEPLFGPFAPLEPGVVRVPLWRPDGPVPDPEELNNTIFYGGVGRKS, encoded by the coding sequence ATGAGCGAGCAGGGTATATCCCAGGGGGCGCCGGACGACGAGGTCCCGGAGATCGGACCGTACGCCCCGGGGCCCGAGCACTCGGGCTTCTCGGTAGCGGAGATCGACACCAGCCGCCCGCACCCCGCCCGGATGTACGACTACTACCTCGGCGGCTGGGACAACTACGAGGTCGACCGGGTGGCTGCGGAACGCGTCATCGAGGTCCACCCCCAGGTACGGCTCAGCGCCCGCGCCAACCGCGCGTTCATGCGGCGGGCGGTGCGCGAGCTGGTCGCCGGCGGTATCCGCCAGATCATCGACATCGGCACCGGCATCCCCACCTCGCCCAACACCCATGAGGTGGCCCGCGAGACCGCCCCCGACACCCGCGTGGTCTACGTCGACAACGACCCGATCGTCGCCACCCACGCCGGGGCCCGGCTGACCAACACCGACCGCACCGGATTCGTGCTCGGCGATGTCCGCGACCCCGAGGCGCTGCTGGACCACCCCACCGTCCGGGAGCTGATCGACTTCGGTCAGCCGGTGGCGCTGCTGCTGGTGGCCGTACTGCACTTCATCCGGGACGACGAGGACCCCGCCGCGCTCATCGCCACCCTCGCCGACGCGCTCCCCGCGGGCAGCCATCTCGTCCTGACGCATGCCACCGGTGAGCCCTATGCGGCCTACCCGGCCGGCCGCACGGACGAGCGGGCGCGCGATGGCGTGGTGAACGTCTACAAGAGCGCCACCGCCACCCTCAACCTGCGGACGAAGACCGAGATCGAGCCGCTCTTCGGGCCGTTCGCCCCGCTGGAGCCGGGTGTCGTACGGGTCCCGCTGTGGCGGCCGGACGGCCCGGTGCCCGACCCGGAGGAACTCAACAACACCATTTTCTACGGGGGAGTGGGCCGCAAGAGCTGA
- a CDS encoding DUF397 domain-containing protein: MDRIRIYNGMPATELGTEGWHKPWSGGNGGECVEAMRLGDGRIALRQSTDPDGPALIYTHREMVSFIEGAKAGHADFLLAAAPGRRTERRTA; encoded by the coding sequence ATGGATCGCATACGTATCTACAACGGCATGCCCGCCACGGAACTGGGCACCGAGGGCTGGCACAAGCCGTGGAGCGGCGGAAACGGGGGCGAGTGCGTCGAGGCCATGCGGCTGGGGGACGGCCGGATAGCGCTGCGGCAGTCGACCGACCCGGACGGCCCGGCCCTGATCTACACCCACCGCGAGATGGTGAGCTTCATCGAGGGGGCGAAGGCCGGCCACGCCGACTTCCTGCTGGCCGCGGCGCCGGGCCGCCGCACCGAACGGAGGACGGCATGA
- a CDS encoding helix-turn-helix domain-containing protein, with translation MADPRSAGAPTVLRVVLGKRLQDLREKAGLSFEQAAAALDVTHATIRRMEKAEVGLKLPYVEKLLATYGVTDAEEIEGFVSLAREANKPGWWHRFRDVLPEWFSAFVSLESEANLIRAYQPHYVPGLLQTEDYAAAVLKAGMPHASAKDIDRIVALRMERQSLLTRDNAPMLWVVMDETVLRRAIGGPKVMRDQVTRLMEGAALPNVRLQIMPFAAGPHPAMYGPFHLFRFPIPELPDIAYAESLVGAVYFDQRNDVSQFLEALDRMCAQAAPAHTTEAILGGFRKEI, from the coding sequence GTGGCGGACCCACGGTCGGCAGGTGCACCCACCGTCCTGCGGGTGGTGCTCGGCAAGAGATTGCAGGACCTGCGCGAGAAAGCGGGCCTCTCCTTCGAGCAGGCCGCCGCGGCCCTCGATGTGACCCACGCCACCATCCGGCGGATGGAAAAGGCCGAGGTCGGCCTCAAGCTCCCCTACGTCGAGAAGCTGCTGGCGACCTACGGCGTCACCGACGCGGAGGAGATCGAGGGCTTTGTCTCCCTCGCCCGCGAGGCCAACAAGCCCGGCTGGTGGCACCGCTTCCGCGATGTGCTGCCCGAGTGGTTCAGCGCCTTCGTCAGCCTGGAGAGCGAAGCCAACCTCATCCGGGCCTACCAGCCGCACTACGTCCCCGGACTGTTGCAGACCGAGGACTATGCCGCCGCCGTCCTGAAGGCCGGGATGCCGCACGCCTCCGCAAAGGACATCGACCGCATCGTCGCGCTGCGCATGGAACGGCAGTCGCTGCTGACCCGTGACAACGCGCCGATGCTGTGGGTGGTCATGGACGAGACCGTGCTGCGGCGCGCGATCGGCGGGCCGAAGGTGATGCGCGACCAGGTCACCCGGCTGATGGAAGGCGCCGCGCTGCCGAACGTCCGGCTGCAGATCATGCCCTTCGCCGCGGGCCCGCACCCCGCCATGTACGGCCCTTTTCACCTCTTCCGCTTCCCGATCCCGGAACTCCCGGACATCGCGTACGCGGAAAGCCTCGTCGGAGCCGTGTACTTCGACCAGCGCAACGACGTCTCGCAGTTCCTGGAGGCCCTGGACCGGATGTGTGCGCAGGCCGCGCCGGCACACACCACCGAGGCCATTCTGGGTGGCTTTCGCAAGGAGATCTGA
- a CDS encoding ATP-binding protein: MASSNNAPSLGRCGGFVAQYPQDAFHLPARRTSVPEARRRVSALLSEWGADQQVRDDVELVVSELFTNAVRHTDSEKVGCELALFGAHIRIEITDQGGPQDSAPHIQPGSVDQECGRGLFLVGALSESWGSRPADSGHGRVVWADLPYSSRAR, from the coding sequence GTGGCTTCCTCCAACAACGCTCCTTCGTTAGGGCGCTGTGGCGGCTTTGTCGCCCAGTACCCGCAGGACGCGTTCCACTTGCCGGCGCGACGCACGTCCGTTCCCGAGGCGCGCAGACGCGTCAGTGCGCTGCTGAGCGAGTGGGGCGCGGATCAACAAGTCCGCGACGACGTGGAGTTGGTGGTCTCCGAGCTGTTCACCAACGCGGTGCGGCACACCGACAGCGAGAAGGTCGGCTGTGAGCTGGCCCTCTTCGGTGCGCACATCCGCATAGAGATCACGGACCAGGGCGGTCCGCAGGACTCGGCGCCGCACATCCAGCCCGGCAGCGTGGACCAGGAGTGCGGACGGGGGCTGTTCCTCGTCGGCGCGCTGTCCGAGAGCTGGGGGTCGCGGCCCGCCGACAGCGGTCACGGCCGGGTGGTCTGGGCGGACCTGCCGTACTCCTCGCGCGCCCGCTGA
- a CDS encoding SGNH/GDSL hydrolase family protein produces MADDSKYFSNGAAGAIGSYAAVGDSFTEGVGDPGPDGAYIGWADRLAVLLSDQQAEGDFRYANLAVRGRLLDQIVEEQVPRAKALAPALVTFCAGGNDILRPGSDPDAVAERYEAAVAELRETVGTVLLCTGFDTRGIPVLKHLRGKIATYTAHVRAIADRHGSPVLDLWSLKSVQDRRAWSDDRLHLSADGHTRVALRAAQVLGLPVPADPDQPWPPEAERSAAEARRDNIHWAREHLVPWIGRRLRGESSGDHVEPKRPDLLPL; encoded by the coding sequence GTGGCAGACGATTCGAAATACTTCAGCAACGGCGCCGCGGGCGCCATCGGGTCGTACGCAGCCGTCGGGGACAGCTTTACAGAGGGGGTCGGGGATCCCGGCCCTGACGGGGCGTACATCGGTTGGGCGGACCGGCTCGCGGTCCTGCTCTCGGACCAACAGGCCGAGGGAGACTTCCGCTATGCGAATCTCGCGGTCAGGGGCCGGCTCCTGGACCAGATCGTGGAGGAGCAGGTGCCCCGGGCGAAAGCCCTCGCCCCCGCGCTGGTGACGTTCTGCGCCGGCGGCAATGACATCCTGCGGCCGGGCTCGGACCCGGACGCGGTCGCCGAGCGCTATGAGGCGGCGGTCGCCGAGCTGCGGGAGACGGTCGGCACGGTCCTGCTCTGCACCGGCTTCGACACCCGCGGTATCCCCGTCCTCAAGCATCTGCGCGGCAAGATCGCGACGTATACGGCCCATGTCCGGGCCATCGCGGACCGGCACGGGAGCCCGGTCCTGGACCTGTGGTCGCTCAAGTCGGTGCAGGACCGGCGGGCATGGAGCGACGACCGGCTGCATCTGTCGGCCGACGGGCACACCCGGGTGGCGCTGCGCGCGGCACAGGTGCTCGGGCTGCCGGTGCCGGCCGATCCGGACCAGCCCTGGCCGCCGGAGGCGGAGCGCTCGGCGGCCGAGGCGCGGCGGGACAACATCCACTGGGCGCGGGAGCATCTCGTGCCGTGGATCGGACGCCGGCTGCGCGGCGAGTCCTCCGGTGATCATGTCGAGCCCAAGCGGCCCGATCTGCTGCCGCTGTAG